The following are encoded in a window of Actinomycetota bacterium genomic DNA:
- a CDS encoding ATP-binding protein gives MRQVIEERTLKKGKEKIDEKVYESEIRPTGKKVRIALYDSFASTPQIIELKENEIREFMDLLSQKTYQYSHDRGGKIPYVVIKEIVENLIHANFNDVVVSIYKDGNVIRISDQGPGITDKKKAILPGFTTAKDDMKRYIRGVGSGLPIAKESIELSGGSMNIDDNLSSGTVITLSLPTYGYKDVGPKKGGLKSSQQISLSKRQSKVLFLITELSKAGPSKVASELNISLSTAYRELVFLEDIGFIKSDKGGKRSLTKRGLEFLENFFSTFKV, from the coding sequence TTGAGACAAGTTATAGAAGAGAGAACTCTAAAAAAAGGTAAGGAAAAAATAGATGAAAAGGTCTATGAAAGTGAAATCAGACCTACTGGTAAAAAGGTTAGAATAGCCTTATATGATTCATTTGCATCTACTCCACAAATTATTGAACTAAAGGAGAATGAAATTAGAGAGTTTATGGATTTGCTTAGTCAAAAGACATATCAATATTCTCATGATCGTGGAGGTAAGATACCTTATGTAGTTATAAAAGAGATAGTGGAAAATTTAATTCATGCTAATTTTAATGATGTAGTTGTAAGTATCTATAAAGATGGGAATGTTATAAGAATATCTGATCAGGGGCCAGGAATAACTGATAAGAAAAAGGCTATCCTTCCAGGTTTTACCACGGCTAAAGATGATATGAAAAGGTATATAAGAGGTGTTGGTTCTGGACTTCCTATTGCCAAAGAAAGTATAGAACTATCCGGAGGCAGTATGAATATTGATGACAATCTCTCCTCGGGCACAGTAATAACATTATCTCTCCCAACATATGGATATAAAGATGTTGGCCCAAAAAAGGGGGGGTTAAAATCATCCCAACAAATTAGCTTGTCCAAAAGGCAAAGCAAAGTACTCTTTCTAATTACTGAATTAAGCAAAGCTGGTCCCTCAAAGGTCGCATCGGAGCTTAATATTAGTCTTTCAACCGCATATAGAGAACTTGTTTTTCTCGAAGACATTGGGTTTATAAAATCAGATAAAGGGGGGAAAAGATCTCTTACTAAAAGAGGTTTAGAATTTTTAGAAAATTTCTTTTCAACATTTAAGGTATAG
- the rpmH gene encoding 50S ribosomal protein L34 — MKRTYQPKKRKRKRTHGFRNRMKSPGGRTVIKNRRKKGRKKLTV, encoded by the coding sequence ATGAAAAGAACTTATCAACCAAAGAAAAGGAAGAGAAAAAGAACTCACGGTTTTAGAAATAGAATGAAAAGTCCTGGTGGTAGAACGGTTATAAAGAATAGAAGAAAGAAAGGAAGAAAGAAATTAACTGTTTAA
- the rnpA gene encoding ribonuclease P protein component has protein sequence MIGRLKSKKDFHLIFREGERVTGEIITIYYRKRDEDKTNRLGISISSKVGKAIFRNKIKRWIRESLRSIEKSYKKIFYGYDIVVSVKNVEIKHDFYYIKKSLIKSLKSAKIIVEDELN, from the coding sequence ATGATAGGAAGATTAAAATCAAAAAAGGATTTTCATTTAATTTTCAGAGAAGGAGAAAGGGTTACAGGTGAAATAATTACGATATATTACAGAAAAAGGGACGAAGATAAAACAAACAGGTTGGGAATAAGCATTAGCTCTAAGGTGGGGAAAGCCATATTTAGAAACAAAATAAAGAGGTGGATAAGGGAATCACTGAGAAGTATAGAGAAAAGTTATAAAAAGATATTTTATGGTTATGATATCGTAGTTTCTGTGAAAAATGTTGAAATAAAACATGATTTTTATTATATTAAGAAATCTTTGATAAAGTCTTTAAAAAGTGCAAAAATTATAGTTGAAGACGAACTCAATTAA